The sequence CCGGCTCCCGGCTCGGAATAGCCCTGGCACCAGCGGATTTCGCCGCGCGCGATTGCGGTTAGGTGCTGCGCCTTCTGTTCGTGGGTACCATAAGCCAGCAAAGCGGGGCCGAGCATCGAGATACCGAAATTGCTCAGCGGCTTGCGGGCGTCGATGGCCTGACGCTCTTCATCCAGTATCTTGGCTTCGTCGGCCGAAAGTCCGGCACCACCATATTCTTTGGGCCAGGTCGGTACCGTATAGCCTTTTGCCAAGGCCCGCTCGAACCAGACTTTCTGGGCTTCGGACTGGAATTCCCATTGCCGCCCGCCCCAGCACTGGTTTTCGGCAGTAATATCCCCGTCGCGCATTTCCTCGGGACAGTTTTCCTGCAGCCATGCCCGCACTTCCGTGCGGAAATTTTCTAGATCGCTCATGACTTAACCTCTCGTGACAACCATGTCATATGTCAGCCGGCATGATGCGGGCACTGCGCATTTAGTTAGCGATATCATCCTAACCATCAGTCCAGACGGAGCATTTGCTTGCCGAAATTCTGGCCCGCGAACAACCGCTTCAATGTGGCCGGAATATTGTCAAAGCCTTCCTGGATATCTTCTTTGAAGGTTATTCTGCCTTCCTTGATCCACTGCCGCATGCGCTTTTGCGCTTCGGGAAATTCACTTGCATAGTCGGATACAATAAAGCCCGACATGCTGGCCCGCTTGAAGATCAGGTTGAAGTAATTTTCAGGACCGGCCGGCATGTCGCCCTGTTCGTAACGGGAGATACCACCGCAGATCGCAACGCGGGCATGCATGGCAATATGGGCCAGCGCGTCGTTCAGGATCTTGCCGCCGACATTGTCATAAAAGACATTGATCGACTGGGCGCAATGCTCCTTCAGCTTCGCCCGGACATCGTCATTCTTATAGTCGATGGCCACATCATAGCCAACTTCGTCGGTCAGCCATTTGCATTTCTCTTCACCGCCAGCGATGCCAATGGTGCGGCAGCCGGCAATTTTGGCAATCTGCCCGACCATCGAGCCGGTCG comes from Sphingorhabdus sp. YGSMI21 and encodes:
- a CDS encoding NADP-dependent oxidoreductase, translating into MTDNRQWLINGRPKGRGLVDDDFKKVVTEVPECAEGHVLVKNEILGFDPAQKGWMENIGGYVAPTEIGEVMRGSGIGTVIESRHPGYSAGDKVMGMLRWQDYAHVPGGELHKIPDDDLLAANLGALGTTGMTAYFGLLKHGRPQPGDTVVVSGAAGATGSMVGQIAKIAGCRTIGIAGGEEKCKWLTDEVGYDVAIDYKNDDVRAKLKEHCAQSINVFYDNVGGKILNDALAHIAMHARVAICGGISRYEQGDMPAGPENYFNLIFKRASMSGFIVSDYASEFPEAQKRMRQWIKEGRITFKEDIQEGFDNIPATLKRLFAGQNFGKQMLRLD